TGCGCAGTTCCGAGGGAATTCCATGGGAAAAGTCCATGCGCGGCAGCGGAAGCGGCGTCGCCAGGGCCGTCGCCAGCCAGTTTACCAGGGCCACCGCCAGATGACTGGTGCACACAAGCCAGAGCAATCCAAACAACCCGAGCGCCCAAACCGGCAATCCGGCGCTATGGGCCCTGGCCGCGAGGCAGCCGGAGAAAATTGCCGTCAGCAACAGGATGGCGCCGCCATAAAGCGGCAAAGAAAAGCGGCCGCCGATTTTGCGCAGCATTTCGGCGAACGACAAGCGCACCCGCGCCATGCCTTCGAGCCGGGTCAATCCTTCGTCGATCAGATAGAACCCGACATGCGCTTCACGGTCTGAGCCGCCTTTGGCGGCCGCGCTCTCTTGCGCCAGATGGATCGCCCGGCGTGCCACCTCGCTCTCGGCGTGCGGACTGCGCTTGGCAATCTTCTCTACGACGTGACGGTAGCGATCACGGGTGGCAAAATCCATCTTGCCGTATACGTCTCCGGGATCCTCACGCAGGGTCTGCTCGACGATGCTCATGGTTTCGACGAACTCACGCCACGCCATCGCCCCCAGGAAACGCAAGCTGCCGATACTGTTGCTCATGGAAACCTGATCCGCCGCTTGTTGTTGGGTTTCCCTGTGCACCAGTTGTTCGATGGTCTGGCCGGACTCGGACAGACGCTGTTCAATCCAGGTGAGGGGCAAGGATAGAGCAGAGCCTTGGCTCTGCAGCAAGCGCGTCAGCTCGGCGACAAACGCGCTCACCATCGGGGGCTTGGCACGGGCCATGTCGGCGACCGCCAGAATCAGGCTCTTGGGGTCCCGGCCGGCTATCTCCGTCATCAGCTCGGCCCAGTGATTGGCCCGGTTGCGCTCGATCCTGCCCGCGGCGATCCGGGCGGCCACCCGGCGCAGATTCTCGATCAGGGCCAGACGCAGCATGATGGGGATGGCCCACAATTCACCGATCTTGAGGATGGTCACCGACTGGTAGGCGGCCACGAAACTGCTCAGATTTTCCGGATCCACCCGCCCATCGCCGTGGGCGATAATCTCCAGGGCGATATCGTAGATGCGGGGAAGCCCGGCCGATGGCGCGTTCAAGAGACGCGGCAGTTCCCGGCTGTACCCCTTGGGCAAGTGTCGTCTGGCCGTTCGGATCTGCTCCTCGATCAGATAGAAATTATCGAGCAACCATTCGCCGGCCGGGTCGATCCGCTGCTTGGCCTTGATGGCCTCCGTTAATAGGTTGCAGGTCGCCATCAAAACGCCTTCGTTTTCCGTAAGCCGCGGCAACAGCCGGTCCGAAGCGTGCCTCGTACTCAGTTTATGGGAGTTCGCCAGCGCCTCCCCGTGCAGCTTCAGCGGAAGCTGACGGTCCTGTTGGAATCATCGGATCGGGTCCGACAATGGACCCGATCCGACGTTCCGCAAGTGGATCGAGGATCACCAGCCCTTGACAATGAGGTTGTTTTGGACCGATTTGACCTCTTTGACGCTTTGGTAACCCTCCTTTCGCTATTTCACGATCAGATCATTCTTGACGGATTTAACCCCCTCGACGCTGCGCGCGATTTGTCCCGCCTTGGCAGCGGCATCCTGCGTATCGACAAAGCCGCTCAATTGAACGACTCCCTTGTAAGTCTCGACGCTGATCTGGAAGGACTCGAGGAAATCGTCCTCAGCCAGCAACGCCTTGACTTTGGTCGTGATGACCGAATCGTCAATATATTCTCCGGTACTGGACTTTTCTGATGTCGGTGAGCAGCTCAAAAAGGTGAAAAAAACGATGCAAGCGACCAAACTGCCAATAATCGTGCGTTTCGTGTTCATGATCGGCTCTCCTTTCTTAGATATTTCATTTTGGCCGACATGGCATCGGCGGATCACAATCATCGGCGCCCTTGAATCACCTGGATCAGGATCACAATGAGGGCAATCACCAGCAGGGCATGAATGATGCCCCCCAGGGTGTAGCCGGTCAATAATCCCAACGCCCAGAGAACCAACAGAATTACAAATATAGTCCAAAGCATGGCAGACTCCTTTCTGATCCCGTCAAATCCCATTGACAGGTGTCAATGGTTACTTCCCAACGACCTTCTTGATATCTCCGGCTTTCTCTTGAACCTTGCCGGCTGCGTTTTCACCTTTTCCTTCGATTTCCAGTTCAGGGTTGTCGGCGATTTTGCCGGCGACCTCCTTGATCTTACCCTTGACCCGGTGAAGCTTGCCTTCCACGTGGTCTCTTATGCTCCATTTCATGGATTCCTCCTTCTAGTGGATGATGATGTGACCGTTTATCATGACCGTTGCCACGCCCAACACTTCCCGCGCTCTGGGTTGCCTGTCAGCCATCAGAGAATTCGGCGTTGCTTTTCCTTCTGCCGAAGCCGCCGTGGAGCAGCCAGCCCAGGATGACGCCCACCGATAGAACCAGGAGCATCAACAAGGCACCGGACATCGACAGCGTCCAGAATAAAAACCGCAGATTCATGACAGCTACATTCTGCACGATGAACAAAAGCACCAATCCGGCCAGGCTCACTCCGATAATTTTTTTAGGCTTCATGAAAATCCTCCCGGTTCCGATCTTGTAGATCCATATTCAAAGCTATGCTTTCTGTTAATGAAAAGGTATCCGGCTCCGCCGTAAAAAGCGGTCCGCCCCCCACGATCTTCAATTCCATCGCCTTGCAGCACGCGATGATC
This is a stretch of genomic DNA from Desulfoglaeba alkanexedens ALDC. It encodes these proteins:
- a CDS encoding BON domain-containing protein — translated: MNTKRTIIGSLVACIVFFTFLSCSPTSEKSSTGEYIDDSVITTKVKALLAEDDFLESFQISVETYKGVVQLSGFVDTQDAAAKAGQIARSVEGVKSVKNDLIVK
- a CDS encoding lmo0937 family membrane protein; the encoded protein is MLWTIFVILLVLWALGLLTGYTLGGIIHALLVIALIVILIQVIQGRR
- a CDS encoding CsbD family protein: MKWSIRDHVEGKLHRVKGKIKEVAGKIADNPELEIEGKGENAAGKVQEKAGDIKKVVGK
- a CDS encoding lipopolysaccharide assembly protein LapA domain-containing protein, which produces MKPKKIIGVSLAGLVLLFIVQNVAVMNLRFLFWTLSMSGALLMLLVLSVGVILGWLLHGGFGRRKSNAEFSDG